AGCCATCCACCCTCTCGCAAGAAAGCAGAAAGAGGGACAAAAGGCTCACACACAACTCACCAACGGAGACGCCAGAGAGGAAGGGGAGCAGAACGAGCTGCGCGCCGTCCAGGAGGAAGAACCCCCGACGAGGTCCAACGCACCCGGAAGAGGCACCAGCACAGCTGTACAAGGGCCAAGAAGATCTGAAATGCCAACTCGGTCTTCAGATCCGCTGCACCCAagccacccaggcctgccgtcgccgccggagcagaTGGCGACGAGATAGACGAAGGCCCGGGGGAGCTTATTCCAAGGAggccgcaccgccgccacgAAGCAGCACCACCAGgaaaccctagctccgccaTCAGCCGACGGCGAGCAAAACCTAAGGACTAGGCACCTACCTACCTAACCTATACAGGTCCAACCGGCGATTCACCGCCTCACTTCACTCTCCGGCGTCAACGCCGCCGGAGAGGAAAGGAGCCGGCGAATCGCCGGCGGAAAAGCTATCCGCCTGTGTCACCTCTCTCTCCTGTAGCAGGGGAAAAGAAGACTCGAAGGGGAAAAGAAGACTGACCTACCCCCACTGTATTGTTGTTTCTGTTTGCATCGAAACCAAGATCTTCACCCATTTCTTCCCAGATGTTGCCCGTTCCTGTTTGGTTTCCTTTCCTTCACCTTCTGCTTTATTATTACTTCTTTATACACGGAAGCATTTACAATAGGAGATTAACAAGTGGGTTCCAACTGTTACAACAAGTGTTTTTAAGTGTATACAATTCTTTTTCTCCTGTTAGGTCACAACATGCCTCATCATATCATCTTCCACTCGatgacagaaaaaaaaatcatcttccACTCTGGATGGTCCTACAAAAAGCAGGTGTCAACTGAGGAGCCACAAATAGAGGTTGTAAAGAgccttaatttttttttgcctagataatctaagggccGGACTCTAAAAGAGTCGAGctataatcttatacaattttgagctaaataaATTAAGAACCGAGTAGAATTGTGAAGAGAGCATTAGgatcatggcccattaccaccccttaTTTGACATTGGAAGTTGACACAATTTCATCCTTGGCCTTAAATTTCTTTCCTCCCTTCCCTTATATGATACTGAATGGTAACTTTTATTCTTTATTCGATATTTCCATCACTTCTGTCAGTTAAGTATGGCGAAATGACTTGGAAATCACTTACAAAACCCACGGAACTTTTTTTTAAtgatagaaaaaaaagaggtgaacaaaatttgctaaaaAAACACACATGTAACCTTTacaatttcaaaaataaaatccaCAATGTAATGATACTCTTAAAACTTATCTGAATTTTCATTGCAGCAAATTACTTTCCAAACAATATGGGAATATAACTAATATTCCTCACACGGGATGTGGTAATTTGTAAAAAACATTTTCTGTCTTAAGTTACATAGAGGATTCGTACTATATTTCTCATTTCCACAATTCTATACGTAACTTATAATGGAACATAATTTTACAAACTAGCGCAAACAATAGGTGGCGGCATACAATCTCCTTCgctaaaaagaaagagagaaaagaaaacagGTCAAAAAATACACAGCATATAGCACGGCCAAAGCTACCAAAGTTGTCAGCCTCATTAGCCAGCGATTCGTATACTCAGTTGTCAGTTGCACTGAAAGCTAGTTTTTTTAaacaattttatttttttcttttgggccGAAAGCTAGTTACGGTACAAGATTTCAAGAAAAAGCACGGCCAAAGATCGAAGCAGGGCCCTGGGGCGCATGCCTTGAAGAGAAGCAGAGTCAAACCGTGCGCATGCGAAATCAGCATGGTCGCCGATGCGAAATCACCAGCAGCTCCTGGGCTCTTGATCTATACAACACGAAGCATgataaaataatataataacAATGCAACCCGTGAGGCCGTGACGGCTCGCATAGTCGCATAGCTAATCCGATCCAGTCAGGAGCCTCAGTTGCACTCCACCCCTGCCTCGGCAGCTCGCCGCGGGGTGCTCTTCCGCCGGCTCCCACGATGCCGGAACCCGCTCTGCTTGACGGCCTCGTCCTtctcctccgcccccgccggttgcccttgccgccgccgcctcctcctcttcttccctcCGTTCTCGGTCGAGCCCTTGCCCGGCACGACCGGTTTGGCGCCGTCACTGTCCTCCACGGGCTCGACACTGGCActgtcgtcctcgtcgtcggtGTCGTCAGCCTTGAGGTGCTTCTGCGGCCGTCCCCTCCTCTTGTACGCTGGCATCAcggcctcctcgtcgccgctgGCGGCATCGGCGTCCTCGCTCTTGGTAGCCTGGGGCGTCGGCCGTTTAGCCTTTCCTCCTCTAGGCCTGCCCATCCGGGAATGGAGGAAACCGCTGAAACTACGCCTTCAGTCAACAAGGGAGTCGCGAGATTCTTGTTCTGGTGGCACTTCTCGGCCAGTCACCCAACTGCAGGTAGGCACAGAAAACAAAAGGTTTATTCAGGCTGTTTTCATACGCATGGCAATAGCCCAATATGTTTTAAAAAGTAGGAAAATGaatttttttgaactaaaaggAAAGCTGGAAAGGGAAAACAGTGGGGCAGAAGTACCAGGAAGAATCTGAAGCTGAAATGGTTGACAGGACTACAGGAGACAGAATAAGCAACTATTCTTTGCCTATTCGTGATATGCTGTTAAAATGACATTCGGAATTGTTTTCTTAAACTACAAAGGGGATTCAGATATTGTGGGGGAGGATTGCAACCATAAACGACCTATTACTGAAGCGATGAATGAACTAGCTACAAACGGGCACTGATACTGTACCATCCAATGGGAAAAACCTGAAACAAAGGCAAGAAGGATGTCCGGAGCTAGCCTCACATCTCCTATTTTGATCTCCAAGACATTCAGCACCACAATAAGTTCCGAGGCACAAGATTAAGATGAATGCTGAAGAAGAACGCAAACAGaaaggagagagcaggagcACGCCCGGAGCTGACCTGCCGTGGACCCGCGGTATCACGCAGAAGCAGGCGGGCTATCAGCTTCTTCCTGAACAAGAAGAAACCCACGATCACGAGAATCCGTGGTTAAGATATTTCTACCTGTAGCACTATCATGAGAGATCTTAAAGGCTGAGCAGGAGAAACTAGAAACCAGCAACCAACCGGGGCGAGAACAAAAGCGAAGCGCGGAGGGCGCGCGGGAGATGCTACCTGCCGGTGCGATGgacttcagagttcagagcGCGGCTGAGTAGAGGTAGCTGCGACCAGCGATCAGCGAGCCTTCGATCGAGGTCGCGCCGCAAGAGCTCCGATGGCTTATtcaagcagaggaggcggccgcCGGAAGAACTGACTGCCCACACTGTtttgcagagagagagagagaggacggAGGATGCTTGGCTTGGCCGCCAGAAATACACACTACTCCCTGACCCGTACGAGCAAGCACCAGGGCGGGCCCATCGGCAAGCGTCACAGTAAAAGCCGTTCCGCGCACTGTCCACGGCCCGCGGGGAAGAAGAGCCGAGGGAACGGGGAGTCGGGGACCTGGGCCTGGGGAGCGAGCTCGGCCGAAACCTGCGAGCGAGCGACACGCCAATGTGCAGTGTCCCCCTGCTGCCGGCTCCGTTCGCGCGCGCGCACTGCTCCTCCCCGTACGGAGGGAGAAGACGCGACGGAGACGCAACGGAGGACGAGGCGAGACGGCCGGCGAACAAACGCGGGACGCCGGGACCGGGACCTCCACCGGCTGGGGGCTCCGTCGACGGGTTCAGGCCGAAACCGTGTGCCGCGAAAAAAACAGCCGTTTCGGCTCGCAGAATGCAGAGATCTGGGGGCACGCGTTGGAATTGGGGTTTAGCTTTTCTCTTGGAATTTTGATTGCTCCGGCCCGGGCTGGCTGGCTAGGGCCCTTGCCTCCTGCACGGGACGATGCAGGGCCGACGACGGCGGTGCAGGACGGGCTGGACGGCGTGGCTGCCTGCCTGCTTGCTGCTGCAGGGAGCAGCGCCGGCGTGGagggcggaggccgccgccgtgctggaCGAAGCTTGCAACGCACGACGGTGGCCCGTCGCTGGTGGATCGGCTGTGATGGTGCCATGCGTGGCACGGCTACCGTCTTTTGGGCGGCGAAAAATCGCAGCGTACGTCCGACCAAACGCCCGCACTCGGGCGTGTCGGGATCCCGCGAAAAGGAAGCCCCGCCCCCGAGCAGGGCGTGAGGCGGGGGAGCCGTGGAACGGAAGGCGCCGCGCGCCTGGAGCGGCGGTCGCGTCCGGCGCAAGAaaagccgccgcgccggcggcttcCCCCTCACTCTACCTGCCCGCCCCCGTCTCCTACCGCATCATGGAAGCAGCCTCACGGCTTGTCGGTGTGGCGTTCTTTGGTGAATTCGCGTGATTTTTTTTCATCCTTTCCGTTTTTTTTCCTTAGCGCTTTGGCCTGGGGAGTGCGGCGAGCCAGCCAGTGGTCGCACCACGGCGggtcggcggcagcggcgttgGTGGTGTCTGCCGGCCGATGGCCGACAGCCTCGTTtggatggatcatggatgaATGGCAGCGAGCGGGTCGCCCCGGTTTGCCTGTTCCAGACCCACAAAGGCCACCACCACGCCGTGACCTGCCcgcggatggatggatggatcatggatgaATGGCAGCGAGCGGGTCGCCCCGCCGCCCGTGTTCAAACAGGGGActggggagggaaggagggagacGCCACCCAGGCAGCCAGACGCGTGCACACGCGCGGGTCAAGGCTCCAATGATCCCTTGGTCGCCATGACGCGCGGCCGTGGAAGGGCAACTCAGGGGAAGCCACAAACGTGCTGCCGTGACGGCCGTGTTGATGCCTTGCTgacgcacccccccccccccccccttctattttttttctcttctttttttgttgGATATAGACAGAGGCACCTACTTGTATTTGCTTTTGTTTTCAGgctgcgtttagttcccaaaaaatttgcgcagtatccgtcacatcgaattttcggacacatacatggagcattaaataaaattgaaaaaaataactaattatatagtctaactgattcgtacgagatgaatctaattatactaattaattcataattagacattaattatcaaataacaacgaaatgtgctacagtagccaaatccaaactttttcaccaactaaacaccccctcagTTTTTTTGGTGCTTGGGTTTTCAGTTTTCTTTGGGTGTTTTTGTTTTCAGTTTTGTTGGGACAAAGAAGGTAGGAGAAACTTCCAGCATCTCAGTTTTGGTGCTCATATGTACACTCTTACTCCCGAAGAAATCCGAGGCATGGCAGCAGCTCTGCTGTTTCAACGAATTGGTACTGAACACGTACACATCCACATAATTTTGACCGTGCTGCAGTGCCCACCTCCTCCCTTTCCTAATTTTGGGTATGCTCATGGGCCATGTCTCCAGCACGTCCCTCTTCATCAGTGTGTCCTCAATTTTTCGCTTCCCTGTTTGTGGCCCGAAAGCATGCtagatatacatatatacacgcCGGCCCAAATTTACAATCCATTCTAGGCAGCACCCCGTCACAACTACATGGCTTCAGCCGGCAAAACATTAAAATTATCCTAGAGCATCTCCTACAGATTATTCATACCTCATATCCAAAATATATTCTCTTCATTACCAATAACTCATTTTGTGTTTTTGGTAATGGTTGCTACATACCAAAATCCAATCACCGAGAATATGGTAGAGGAAAAATCCCCTTCATTtagaggagggggaggtgcATTTTGGTGATTTATAAAAAACTTTTAGGTACTGGGGATTGGATTGATAATTTGTTGGagcaccttcaatcaccaaaacattaacTTTTTGGTATTGGAGAGGGATGCTGTTGAAAATGCTCTAACACACGATAAATCCACAAACAAGGCCCAACTAAATGCCACCATACTCTgaattttcaagacaaatcaaTACTGCAGTCTCACCTCAAGCGCCCattcttgctcttcttcttctttaaaaaataaaataaaatcgtCATTCTTGAGATGCATGCTTGAAAGTTATCTCCACGGATTTCATTGCAAAGCTTCATGCGGCTCAGCGGCTGCTtatactaaataaagtcaacAATGACAAGATTGGGGCACACCCATCTCAGCATGAGATTAAATTGTACTGCTTGCTAACACGCGCTTTATAAAAAAGATTAGCGTAGTGTTTAGCTTcctaaaataaatttcaaaCACCATGGAGCCAATGCATGCAGCCACATGCAACGCGAAGAACACACAACAATGCATCACGGACAACACAATACACCAGCTTAAAAAGAAATACATAGCACAACACAACAACACTACATCAGTGCGGCCTCATCTAGGGGCGCGGCGACGCGCGCTTTCCTACCTAGTATTCATCTCTAATATCAAAAAACTATCATTTGAGAAATTTTGGAGATATGAGAGAGCTCCAACTAATTACCAATAGGTTACCtaatataaaaaatttataagcaATTGTTAAAACATCACCTTCTCTTCCCTAAACGTAGGGAGAAGCAACCTGTTGAAGCCCTCTCCCTTATCAAGGGTTGGCTTGGCGCGCCAGACTTCTCCGTCCCCTGGTGCcgttgcgccggcggcggagcgccacTGCTCCACACGGTGGCGGCCGTGCTCAGCGCCCCAGCTCCACGCCTCCACCCTACCGCGGGCTCCGCCCCGGCTCCGCCCAAACCTGCGACCCGATGGCGCCCCGTCTCGTGCCTGCGACTCGACAGCACCCCCACACCAGCGACCCAATGACGCCACACCGCGCACCGGCGACCCGACGGTGTCCCGTCTCCCGCGCTGTGACTCGAGTACCCGACGGTGCCCTGCCTTGTTGGGAGGCACGACCGGCGCTGACAAGAGACGGAAGAGGATAAGAAGAAgggaggagaagaaaagaaaaatcagtAAAGTCTATGACGTGTGGGATCCATATGGTTGGTGGAGGTATTGGAGATTAGCTTTTGATAGTCTGCTATGGTGGTGATcgcaaaaaaaatgcaaaagtaATTACTGGTGACGGAGAGAGTTTATTTGAAAATTTATCTTTTTGAGTGCTGTGGCATGATTTGAGTTATGGGCCCTCTAGTAGACCGCAGAAAAGCCCATGGACTGGATCGTGTACTAAAAATGGTAGAAAAGCCCATGAACTGGAATGGATACTGAAGGAAACGAGAAAAAGCCCATCGTTCCGTGTGCTCTCAAGCAGTGCGCTGCCAATTTCTTCGCTCAACATATACTCCGACGAAAATCCTGCAGAAACCTGAACTAGGAACTATCATCATCCCCTACATGCCCGTGCCGcagggaggcagcggcgcgccgCACAGACACCTGTTGTGCGCGTAGCAGTCGGCCCCGTGCGCCGACATGAACCTCCCCGCCGGGATCTCGCCGCAGAGCTGGTTGTAGCTGACGTCGAAGTGCTCGAGCCTGACGTCCATGAGCGACTTGGCCACCCTCCCCGTGATCCGGTTGTGGCTCAGGTCCAGGAACCTCAGGTGGTGCGGGAAGCTCACCCCCGTCATGTCGAACTCGAGCTGGTTCCACGACAGGTCGATCTTGGCGGCCGGGCTCGTGATGCCGAACAGGAACGGCGACGGGTCGCCCGTGAGCTGGTTGCGCGAGAGGTCGACGgtgtcgacgtcgccgccgccgtagtcGGCGGGGATCTCCCCCGTGAGCCGGTTGTCGGAGAGGAGCAGGAACCTGAAGCTCCCGTGCAGCAGCCCCGGCGGGATGGCGCCGGTGAGCAGGTTGCCGCTGAGGTCAAGGGACCGGAGGTTGGGCAGGGATGCGAGGGACGCCGGGATGGGCCCCGCGAGCTTGCTGTTGGCGATGACGAGCGTGCTGAggttggcggcgccggcgaggagggcggcCGGGACCGGCCCGGAGATGGAGGTGCCGTTGACGTCGAGGTCGCGGAGGCGCGTGAGGTTGGCGAAGGAGGCCGGGACGGGGCCCGAGAGGCCCGGGACGGAGTCGACCTGGAGGATCTCGAGCGCGGCGAGGTCGCCGAGCGCCGGCGGCACGCGCGCCGAGACGTCCGGGAGGGAGTAGAGCGCCAGCGCCGtgacgcggccgccgcccgagccgccGCAGACCACGGCGGGGTCCCACGCGCAGCAGTCGGGGGACGACGGCCGCCACGCCGAGAGCCGGGCCGGGTCGCCCAGCTGCGCCTTGACCCGCAGCAGCGCCGCGCGGTCGGCGGGGTCGCAGCCCGCGGCGCAGGATGGGGCGGTGGAGCCGGAAatgaggaggagcagcaggggAAGCAGCGTGGAGGTGATCCGTGGTGCGCTCGACGACATTGCCTTGGCCTTATCAATTTGCACAACGTGTGGGGGCGCTAGATATATGGCGCGGCTCGGCTCAAGCGGAGGGGTCGATGCATGGCGCGTGATTTCGCATCAGGATCGTAGTGACGTGACTGTCTCACTCACTCTCTTGTATTGGCATGTGAACTTTATTCTCTTGTTATGCAGACAGTTGAAAAGCTTCAACACTTTCTGTTTTCTGGTCGGGTGTTCGTACTAACAGAATCCAATGATTCCAGAAACTGCCTTGGACTGGTACCGAGTACTACGAGTTAGCTGGCGCGTGATGAACACGGAGGAGCGAGCCATGGATCGTGGATGCCAGATTACCGGTGTTCgttcagcggcggcgggcggcggcaggacTCTGGAGAGGAAGAACGCGAACGGCCGAACGTGGGCGGCGTGTCGGTGAAGGACTAGCCAGCCCACGGGCCGAACAGGACACGAGCCGTGTGGGTGGCCTGCCACAGCCTCGGGCTTCTTCCTTACGGGCCCAGAACACACACCCTTAACTGCGCTGCGGCGCGGCCCATCTCACGCGGTTGCCGCGGGCATCACCGTCGGCATCGGCGGCCGGGCAGGCAGCAGCACGCGCTCCACGTCCGGCGTATCCGCGGGCCACGGCGGCTCGGagcgccgcgcgcggccgccggctgcTCGGTAGACGGCGATGCGCGcaggcgccgcgccgccatcgcgcggtggcggcgcccgtGCCCGTCCCGGGACCGGACTCCCTAGCCGCCACGGGACGGACGACTTGCCCGGACGCCTGACGCCAACGGCGATTCGGAAACTCCAAGGCCGAATCCCGGAGACCCCCGCGCCGCTTGCGTAGGGGTGGTAAAATGGCTCgagattttgaactagaaaatctaagagtTAAGTGTTAAAATGATCGGattctaattttatataattttgaactaaataatttaaaaatcTTGTTAGGTTGTAAAAGGATTATTAGAGCCATGATCCATTATCATCCCTACGCCTACGACATGCCACAGGTAAAACCTTTCCCCTTCCATAGCGACGCAACATGCAGGACAGCATTGCCTTGCCGCCACTGATAGGCCTTGTGAATTTCTTTTTCTCGACAACAAAAGAGGAAATCAGTTCCATAGCGACGCAACATGCAGGACAGCATTGCCTTGCCGCCACTGATAGGCCTTGTGAATTTCTTTTTCTCGACAACAAAAGAGGAAATCAATACGAACTTGTCCTAAATTTTTGTAGGAAAGATTTGGCATGAGCAAGAGCTAATCGAAATACTACTCGTCCTTCCAATTCGCTGGGGCGCGGGACCCGGGCTTCCTACGCGATGACATCACCCGGCTATAAAAGCGCGTAACCGCCTCGTGGGCTGGCGGCTCGGCTGAACCGGAAGTCCGGAACCACGGAATTTACAGGAAGCCCCCCGGAAAAACTCCTCGGCTTCGAAGCGGGGACTGCGAACACTGCTTCTGGAAAACGGAATTTTCCAGGGGTGTAATAGCAAAACACGCCTGCTAATTTGCCCGATCGCCTTGAACCCTAGCCTCTCCGCCCCCACGTTCGCCCCCCGCGTTCCCCAACCCTCatccggccgcgcccgcgccccacGCCTGATTCGGACCCGGGACGACCCGAAGGTCGCCGGTGAGGAGCGCAGGCGCGCCGGAGCGCCCGGATCCGGTGGAAGCGCGGCGGATTTTGGCGGCTCGCCCGTCCCGGCGGCCCCCGGCGGGGTTATGAAGGCGGCGGGATACAGCCTCTATGATAGTAGTGGTGAGTTTCCCCGAATCGACCGGAGGTTTTCAGGCTGATAGGTTTTTCGTGGTAGGAAATACAAGATTTGTTGGGCTGAGTAGTAATTTTAGCTTGGTTGTATGATGCCCCGCTTCGGTAATAATGTGCGAGGCTGCTGGAAAAAAATTGTCAATTCGCCACGAAATTTTTTGAGGACTATAATGAAATGATGGCCTGTCATTTGAGTAGTTTATTGTGGTCGGTATTGCAAAACATGGCATCAGACTTAAATAAGAAGATTTTGAAAGTAGTTTGGTCTCCTTTTTACTATTAAGCAATGTAAATGAGCAGCAGAAGACTTCAGTTGCCTTCTGTAAATATAGGGAATGGATAACTTGCTCAAACTTTGTCGCTTCTGTAAAAAAGTGCCAGGGGCTTCTTCGTAGTGATTTCACAGATGTAATATTTTGGCTATGGAAAAAATATATACTGGTGTGG
This portion of the Panicum virgatum strain AP13 chromosome 2N, P.virgatum_v5, whole genome shotgun sequence genome encodes:
- the LOC120661080 gene encoding uncharacterized protein LOC120661080, whose product is MGRPRGGKAKRPTPQATKSEDADAASGDEEAVMPAYKRRGRPQKHLKADDTDDEDDSASVEPVEDSDGAKPVVPGKGSTENGGKKRRRRRRQGQPAGAEEKDEAVKQSGFRHRGSRRKSTPRRAAEAGVECN
- the LOC120662733 gene encoding polygalacturonase inhibitor 1-like; the protein is MSSSAPRITSTLLPLLLLLISGSTAPSCAAGCDPADRAALLRVKAQLGDPARLSAWRPSSPDCCAWDPAVVCGGSGGGRVTALALYSLPDVSARVPPALGDLAALEILQVDSVPGLSGPVPASFANLTRLRDLDVNGTSISGPVPAALLAGAANLSTLVIANSKLAGPIPASLASLPNLRSLDLSGNLLTGAIPPGLLHGSFRFLLLSDNRLTGEIPADYGGGDVDTVDLSRNQLTGDPSPFLFGITSPAAKIDLSWNQLEFDMTGVSFPHHLRFLDLSHNRITGRVAKSLMDVRLEHFDVSYNQLCGEIPAGRFMSAHGADCYAHNRCLCGAPLPPCGTGM